The Candidatus Polarisedimenticolia bacterium region TTCGCTGATGCTGTACAAGTACATCTGCAAGAATACGGCGCGCAAGCACGGCAAGACGGTCACGTTCATGCCCAAGCCGATTTACGGCGACAACGGCTCGGGCATGCACACGCACCAGAGCCTCTGGAAAGGGGAGAAGCCGCTGTTCGCGGGGGACAAGTATGCCGGGCTGTCCGAGATGGCGCTGCACTACATCGGTGGGCTGCTGAAGCACGCTCCCTCGATCGTCGCCTTCGCCGCCCCGACCACCAACTCCTACAAGCGGCTGGTTCCGGGCTACGAGGCTCCGGTGAATCTGGCCTATTCCAGGCGCAACCGCTCCGCGGCGATCCGCATCCCGATGTACAGCCCGTCGCCCAAGGCGAAGCGCGTCGAGTTCCGGCCGCCCGATCCTTCCTGCAATCCCTACATCGCCTACGCCGCGATGCTGATGGCGGGCCTGGACGGCGTGGAGAACCGCATCGATCCGGGCGAGCCGCTGGACAAGGACATCTACGGTCTGTCGCCCAAGGAGCTGCGCAAAGTCCCGTCGCTGCCGGGCTCGCTGGAGGAGTCGCTGCGGGCGCTGGAGAAGGATCATGCTTTCCTGCTGAAAGGCGACGTGTTCACCGAGGACGTCATCCAGACCTGGCTCGACTACAAGTTCGAGAAGGAGATCGAGCCGCAGCGCTTCCGCCCGACGCCCGCAGAGTTCAGCCTCTACTTCGACATCTGATCCGCCCACGAGAGCCGGGCGGTGGAGGTCATCCTCCGCCGCCCGTTGACCCTCCTCTTCCGGCGCCGATACAATCCGTTCATGAGCCCGTCCCGTGAAAGGCCGCGAACGGATCCCCTCGGGGATCTGCCGGTCCCTTCCGGTGAGGCGGAGTTCCTCCGCGACCAGGTCGCCGCGAGCCCCGATCCCGCCGCCCTCATCCACCTGCTGACCCGCTTCCAATCGAGCCACGGCCTGCCGGCCGACCGCCAGCATCTGCTCATCCTCTGCACGGTGGCCGGCGTGAGCCCGTTCCTCGGCGAGCAGCTGTTGAGCGAGGAGGCGTCGCTCGCCTGGGTGGCGACGCACCTCCGGCGCGAGGAAGCGCGCACCGCCGAGGACCTCCGGCAGGACCTGGCGCGCTATCGCTTCACCTTCTCCAACCTTCCCGATTCCGACGCCTTGCGGCGCTTCAAGCACCGCGAGTACCTGCGCATCGCTCTGCGCGACTTCTTCGGCAAGGCGGATCTCTCGGAGACCACCCGCGAGCTTTCCCTGCTGGCCGACGTCCTGCTGGATGAGGCTTACCGCCTCTCCCTGAGGGAGATGCTCAACCGGTTCGGGACCCCGCAGTACCGCGACGATTCGGGACGGTGGAGTGAGGCGGTCTTCGCGGTCCTATCGCTCGGAAAGCTCGGGGGAGGCGAGCTGAACTACAGCTCCGACATCGATCTGGTCTACGCCTTCAGTCGTGAAGGCCAGACCTCCGGCCTCGACGGCGACCCCGAGACGGCAGTCTCCAACCGCGAATTCTTCACCCGTGTCGGCCAGGCGATGACTCAGCGCATCTCCGGAATCTCGCCCGAGGGACAGGTGTTCCGGGTGGACCTCGGCCTGCGGCCCGGGGGCAAGGACGGCGAGCTGGTGCATTCGCGGCGGTCCCTGCTCGCTTACTACCGGAGCTGGGCGCGGACGTGGGAGAGGCAAGCGCTCCTCAAGGTTCGCGCCTCCGCTGGGGACGCTGCCTTCGGCGAGGCGCTGGTGCACGATTTGGCGGCCTGCGTGCACGCGGCCGGTCCGGCGGCGCTGGTGGCGCTGGAAATCAAGGAGATGAAAGACCGGATCGACGAGGAGCTGAGCCGTCTCGGCCGATCCGATCGGGATCTCAAGCTGGGCCGGGGCGGCATTCGGGAGCTGGAGTTCGCGGTCCAGGGGCTGCAGATGGCGCACGGCGTGGCGCTGCCTTGGATTCACGAAGCCAACACCCTCCGCGCGCTGCACCGCCTCGCCGACAAGGACCTGGTCACCTACGGCGAGCATGCGCTTCTGGATCGCGCCTACGCCTTCCTGCGGAAAACCGAGCACCGGGTGCAGCTCGAGCGGAACCGGCAGACCGCCTTGCTTCCCTCCGACGCGGAAGGGATGCGCGCCCTGGCGCGGAGGATGGGTTTCATCGAGCGGGACGGCTCGAGCGAGTTCCTGGAAGAGCTCAACCGCCACCGGGAGTCGGTGCGCGCCTTCTATGACCGGGTGTTCGGGCAGATATCACAGCCGGCCTTGCCGGGAGATGTCCCCGATCCGCTCCTCGATCCGATTTCGGAGAGGGAGCTGGCCTCCGTCCTGGGCAACGGCGCCGCCGCTGGCGAGGACGCCGTGCGCCTCTTCAGGAGAATACGGAGGCTGTTCGCCCCGGAGCAGATCCGTCCCGCGGAGCGCCGCCAGGTGCGGCGCATCTCGGCGGCGATGCTGCAGGAGATCACCTCGGCGCCGGAGCCGGGGCGGGTCCTTCTGAACCTGGAGCGCTTTCTCTCTTCGCTGTGGGTCGAGCCCGCCGCGCGCAGCGCCTTCCTGCGCAAGGCGGAATGGATTCCGCCGCTGCTGCGGCTGCTCGCCCAGAGCGAGCATCTCGCGCTCGTGCTGACGCGCCATCCCAGGATCCTGCAGGAGCTGGGGAGCGTTTCCGAGTCGCTGAAGGAGGCTGACGCCGCGGCCTGGGTCGACACTCTGTCAAGGTCCCTGCGCGCCGCCGCCGGCACTCGTGAGGTGGCCGCCGAGATGAGGCGCTTCCAACAGCGCCACCTGCTGTTCACCGGGTTGCGGGACGTGCACCACCAGGAAAACCTGGGCCGGATTCTCCTCCGGCTGACGCTGCTCGCGGAAACCTGCATGATCGCCGGCGAGCAGGCCGCGGCGCGCTTGACCGCCACGGACCCGGCGGGAGGCCGCGGCTGCATTCTGGGGCTGGGCCGGCTCGGGACCCGTGAGCTCGACTATGGCTCCGATCTCGATCTGATCTTTGTCGTCGATCCGGGATCGCAACCGGATCTGGCGAAAGAAGCGGCCCGCCGGCGCGCCGAGACGCTGATCCACCTGCTGACCGCCATTACGCAGGAAGGGGCGCTCTACAACGTCGACCTGCGGCTGCGCCCGGCGGGAGGGGAGGGGGAGCTGGTTCAGACGCGCAGCGGATTGCTCGATTACTTCGGGACCACCGCGCGGACCTGGGAGAAGATGGCTCTCCTGAAGGCCAGACCGGTCGCCGGCGACCTGGACTTCGGATGGAGCCTGCTCGACGAGCTGGAGGCGACCCTGTTCCAGGGCGTGGATCGTGCCTCGCTCGCTTCGGAGGTGCGCGCCATGAAGGAGAGCCTGGAGCAGTCGGCGCCGTCCTCCGGCGACGTCGTCCCGCTGAAGCTGGGCCCAGGCGGCATGATGGACATCCACTTCATCATCCAGTTCCTGCAGCTGCGCGAGGGGATTTCCCCAGGTCGGGATCGGGAAACGCCCCGCATGCTGGCCGAGCTGCACCGCCGGAGACTGCTGTCGGGTGAGGACTACCCGAAGCTGTACGCCGGATATCTCCTGCTTTGCGGCCTGGATCATTCGATGCGCCTGCTCTACGACCGTCCGGGCGACTCCCTGCCCGCCTCCCGGTCTCCCCTGATGCGGCTGTCGCGCGAGATCAGCTTTTCGCTGTCTTCGTCCCGGGACGCCAGCGCCGAATCGCTGCGCAGCCTGGTGGCCGAGACGCTGGCATCCGTGCGCGATTGCTTCGATCGCACCGTGCGGTGATCCTGCCGCTGGGCTGTGGAAAACTTGTGGATGAGTCCTCACCGAAGCGCGCCTGCCCGATTCCCGCCGCCGCGCGTCTCGAGCCGCTGTCTTTCATGCAACTCTATCCAAGAAAATGAGTTAGTGGACAACCGGCAGGGTTCGGATACGGCTGGGACGGCCGGCGAGAGCGGGATTGGAGTTTTCAACAGCCTGCCTGTGCAACGCAGGCGGCTTGCGCCATTCAGCGGATCTCCACCTGGAAAGACTTGGTCGGAGCCCGGTTTCCGGCACGATCCTCCGCCCAGCATTCCAGGGCATGGGTTCCCCGCGACAGAGGACGATCCGTGCGCCCGGTGGCCCACCCGCGATCGGGGTCGTATTCCATGAGCAGCTCCGCTCCATCCACCGTCAGATGGACGCCGTCGTAGCCCAGACCTGAAGCGTCATCCTGCACCCGCACCTTGAGCAGGGAGAAAGGGGAGCGGGGACGCCCTTGCGGAGCGGGTTCGATCCCGAGCACGGTCGGCGGGGTCACATCCTCCATGAGGGCATAAGTGTCGAACCGTCCGGCGTTGAACACGAATGCATCACCCTGGCGTTCACCGCCCTGATAGACCCACGTCGCGCTCGCCGAATCGAGCCGGTAGATTCCCAGGCGATTCGGTGTAGAGACGTCGGCGGGGATGGGAAAGCGCAGCGGCGCCTTGTGCGACAGCGGAAGCCCCTCGGGGAGGAGCCGGACGGCGGGGCCGCGCGGCAAAGCTCCTGCGCCCTCTTTGGCGGCGGGCTGCCTGACGCTCTCGCAGGCCAAGGCGGCCGGTCCATAGAGCGCACCCTTGGGAATCTGCAGCTCCACGCCGCAGCGCGCGAACCGCAGGTCGCTCTCCGGCGACGCATAGACTGCCTCCGGCACCACCTCGAAGGAAGGGATGGCAAGCCCGTCGGGCCATTCCAGCACCACTTTGCGCATCAGACGCAGCAGGTCGAAGGACAGCGGGATCGCGAGGCGATTTTCTCCGATGGCCTGGACCTCCAGGGTCCCGACTTCCTTTCCACCCTCGCCGAGCAGGCGCGCGCGAATGGGAGGGGGTCCTGAGAGCGATGCCAGCTCCAGATCCAGGAATCCGGGCCTGGGGCGAGGGAGAAGCGTGACGCTCGCGGATCCTCCCGCTGCCAGCGGCTGCAGCAGCCGTTTCACGACCACCCCCGCCTCATCCAGGCTCGCCACGATTCCCTGGCTCCCCGAGGCGATCTCGAAAGTGCAGGCCTCCCCCTGCGGTTCGGAGGTACGCTCCCGGCAGGGGGCCGCCCCTTCCTGCCCGAGAAAAGCGTAAGTGATCGGGCTCTTCCCGCCGGTGGCGCCTTCCGGCTCCCATCCGGTGAGGCTCATTCGGACCGTCCCGTCCCTTGGGGCCGCTTCCTGCTTCCAGCCCAGCTCGGGCGGCCGGACAATACGGAACGGGACACGCGCCCGGGCCGATCCTCCGAACGCTCCCGCCGCTTCCACCTCGAGCAGGTGATTGCCAGGCGACAGCGCGGGCCAGGGCGACTCCGATGCCTCGTGAACGCGGCCGAGCTCGTTGCCGGCGACGCGCTGCAGCCGGTAGGTCGAAGCGGCCGGAGACAGCCGGCTGCGCGCATGGTCCATCAGCAGCCCGATCTGCGGGTAGGCGTCGAAGGAGAACTCCTCCATGCGGAAGCGGTAGACGGCCGTGCCGTCGAGGATGACGGTCAGCTGGCGGATCCCGAAACGATGTCCCTCCCGATCCTCCGACACGAGACGTGCCTCCGGCAGGAAGCTACCCGTCACCACGGGCGGTGACGCCGGCATGTAATACCCGGCAGCGTCGCGGAACAGGCGGATCTCGGCACTTCGCTCGCCCTGCACCAGCGCCGAGGGCTCCGCCGCCAGCAGGATGAGGGCTTCGAACCGGATCGCGGGCTGCTCCCGGATCGTGCCGACCGCCGGGGACGGATCGGCGGGATGCGCGTCATCGCGGCGCAGCTCGAAATGCAGGTGCGGAAGTCCCGCCCCGCTTTCGCCGGTGAGCGCGATGACCTGCCCCCGGCGCACGCGCAGGGGGGGATCGATGTAGATGTCCCCAGGATAGCGGGAGCGCGTCTGCTGCCGGGCGGCGGCGACCCGCGACTCCAGCTTGAGGGTTTTCTCCTCGAACGACTCGAGATGAGCGAACACCGAGATCCGCCCGTCGGCGTGCCGGACATAGACGGCACGTCCGTAGCCGCGCCATTCGACCTTCAGGCGGAAGATGTCGCCGTCGGCGATGGCATGGACCGGCAGGCCGGTGCGCCCGCCCGTGGAGAGATCGATTCCCGGATGCAGGTGGTCGGGCCGGTACTCTCCGAACGAGGAGACGGGCGATGCCTCCCCATCGAGCGGCGGGCGGTAACGCGATTCGGAGCGCGGATCGGGGGCTGAAGGAAGAGCCACGAGCAGGGCGCAGAGGATCCAGGGCGACGGGTGCATGGCGCGCATTGTAGGGAGGCCGCACGACGCCCGCAACATCTCGCGATTCCTTGACATCGCCGCGCGCGCCCCGGTATTCTCTTGCGCGCCGTTAGCACGCTTTCACCCGCTCAAGGACATCGGTGGTCGCACATCCCCTGAAGGATTTCGTCGTCCGCTACAAATCGGGGGACCTGATCTATCGCGAAGGCGATCAGGGCTCCGAGATGTATATCGTGCAGTCGGGAGCGGTCGAGATCGCCAGGAGCCTGGCGGGCAAGGATCACGTGGTCGCGGTCATGGAAAAGGGCGACTTCTTCGGGGAGATGTCGATCCTGGAAGGCTGCCCGCGGACCGCCTCGGCGCGCGCCGTGGAGGATTCGGAGCTGGTCGAGATCACCAGCGCGGTGTTCGACCGGATGATCCGGGGCAACATCGAGATCGCCGTCCGGATGCTGCGCAAGCTGAGCTCGCGGCTGCAGGAGGCCAACCGCAAGATAGAGGAGAATCTGGCGCGTCCTGGATCGGCGGTCGCCGTGACTCCCGAGGCGGAGCGCGTTGTGCCGGTGGCTTCCGCCTCCAAGCCCACGGCGCCCGTGCGGGGACGCGTCGCGCCGCTCCCGGAGGGAGTCCTGGGGACGCTCGTGCTGGGAGAAGGAGAGCAGGTGTTTCCGATTCGCGCCGACGTCTGTCTGATCGGGCGCTACGATCCGGTCACCGGCACGCGGCCCGAGATCGATCTCACCGCCTACGACACGAACCGCTCCGTCTCCCGCCGGCACGCCAAGCTGGTGGCCCGCGGGAACGACTGGTTCCTCAGCGAGGAAGTCGGGGCGCTCAACGGCACGTTTCTGAACGGAAAGAGGCTGACGCCGGGGAAATCGGAGCCGGTGCGCTCGGGGGACACGCTGGCGCTGGGCATGGTGCTGCTGAAATTCCAGGGGCGCACCCCGGCATCCTGACGCGCGCCCGACGCAAGGAGCTATTGGATCGATGGCCAGTTTTCTGGGTGGCTCTGCCTACGCCATGTCGCGCGACATCGCGGAGGGGTACGTCCTCCTGAACAGCACGCTGCTGAAAGGCTTCAGCCCCGCGGATCTGGCCCAGCTCCGGCAGCAGCTCGAAAAAGTGCAGCGGGAGATTCGCGCCGATCAGCCCGCCTCGGACGACGTCCAGGCGATCCAGAAGCGGGGGAGGAAGATCTCGCGCATCACCTCCGCCCTGCTGATCCTCGACACCCTCCGGAAGCGCTGAGGGCCCGCCATGAACGCCTCGCAGGAAAGGGTCCTCTCGGGATTCAGGCCCTCCGGGCCGCTGCACATCGGGCACTGGGTGGGGGCCCTGCAGAACTGGGTGTCCCTGCAGCGGCAGTACCGCTGCTTCTACGCGGTCTGTGATTGGCACGCCCTCACTTCCGAGTACGCCCACACCGCTCCGCTGCGCGATTACGTCTTCCAGATGGCGCTCGACTGGCTCGCCGCCGGGCTGGATCCCGAGGTCGCGACGCTGTTCGTGCAGTCGCGCGTCAAGGAGCACGCCGAGCTGCACCTGATCCTCTCGATGATCGTGCCGCTGGGATGGCTGGAGCGCGTGCCGACCTACAAGGAGCAGCAGCAGCAGGTCGCGACGCGCGATCTCACCAATTACGGCTTCCTCGGCTATCCTGTCCTGCAGACGGCCGATATCCTGGCTTACAAGGCCCACTGGGTGCCGGTGGGAGAGGACCAGATTTCCCACCTGGAGCTGTGCCGCGAGATCACCCGGCGATTCAATTCGCTCTATGGCGAGATCTTCCCCGAGCCCCAGCCCAAGATCGCCAGGATTCCGAGGCTGCCCGGGACCGATGGCAGAAAAATGAGCAAGAGCTACAACAACGCGGTCTATCTGTCGGATTCGCAAGCGGAGGCGAGCCGGAAGGTCCTGACGATGGTGACCGACCCGGCCCGGGTGCGGCGCTCCGATCCAGGAAATCCGGACGTCTGTCCGGTCTTCACGCTCCACAAGGCCTTCTCGTCGATGGAGACGCTGGAGACCGTGAACCGGGAGTGCCGGACCGCCGGGATCGGCTGTATCGACTGCAAGAAGATGTTGCTGGCGCACCTGGACGAGACGCTCACGCCGCTGCGAGTGCGGCGCGAGGCGCTTGCGCAAAAGCCGCAGCAGGTGCACGAAATCCTGGAGGTGGGAGCCGCCACGGCGCGAGGATTTGCGTCGCAGACGCTGCAGGAGGTCCGGGATGCCGTCCGAATCTGATCATCCCGCACCCTCGCCGGAGAGCGGCGGGTTCGATCCGGCCGCCTCGGGAACGGAAGAGGGTGCCTCCCCGGTCGCCGGGACCGGCTATCGAGTCCGGCTGACCGCCTTCGAGGGGCCTCTCGATCTCCTCCTGCACCTGATTCGCGTCAACGAGATCGATCTCTTCAACATTCCGATCGTCTCCATCACCCGCCAGTACAACGAGACCCTCGATTTGATGCGGGAGCTCAACCTGGAGGTTGCCGGCGAGTACCTGGTGATGGCGGCCACGCTGCTGCACATCAAGTCGAAGATGCTCCTGCCGCCCGACCCGGAGGCGGCGGTGTCCGGTCCGTCCGACCCGCGCGCCGAGCTGGTCCGCCAGCTGGAGGAATACCGCCGTTACCGGGAAGTGGCCCTCGCGCTGGGTCAGGCCGAATTCGAGCAGAACCGCACCTGGAGCCGCCCCGCATCTCTGGTGACCGGCTTCGAAGGGGAGGCGGCGGTGGTGGCCGATCTGTTCAGCCTCCTGGGGGCCTTCAAGCGGATCCTGGACACCTTGAGCCGGCAGGAGCAGCTGGCGCTGAAGCGCGAGCGGATCTCGCTGCTGGATCGGATCCACTGGGTGCTGGATCGGCTGCGCGAGATGCGGCGTGCCCCTTTCTCGAGCCTGTTCGAGCCGGGCGCCTCGCGCGCCGATCTCATCGTGACCTTCCTCGCGCTCCTCGAGCTGATCCGCCTCCAGGTGATCGGGGCCGCGCAGGATGTCCGCTTCGGGGAGATCGAGATCGTGCTTCTGGAAGAGCCGGATCAAATCCGCATCGATGCGGAAAGGGTCCTGGATGCCTGACGCCAAGCTGACCTCGGAAGAGATCAAGGCGATCCTCGAGGCGCTCATCTACGTCTCGGAGGAGCCGGTCAAGCAGGAGGAGATCCTTTCCGCATTGCCGCAGGAGCAGCGGGAGGAAATCCTCCAATGCCTCGAGGAGCTTCTCCTGGAATACTCGGGGACTCCCCGTGGGCTGCGCATCGTGCAGGTCGCCGGCGGCTACCGTATGCAGACGAGGCCGGAGCACGATGCCTGGATTCGCAACCTGTATCGGCAGCGCAACAAGGTCCGGCTGTCGCGAGCGGCGCTGGAGACCCTCGCGATCATCGCCTACCGGCAGCCGGTCACCTCTCCGGAGATCCAGGCGATCCGCGGAGCCAATCCGATGGGCGTGCTGCAGACGCTGCTGGAGCGCCGGCTCGTCCGGACGCTGGGGCGCAAGAAGGTGGTGGGCAAGCCGATCCTTTACGGGACCACCGATGAGTTCCTCATTCATTTCGGCTTGAACGGTCTTGGCGATTTGCCCAGCCTGGAGGATTTCCCCGGATTGTCGGAAAGCGGCCTGGAGACTCCCGAAGGCCCGCTCGCCGCCGCGGCCGGCTCGCTGGAAGGGCTGTCGGCCTCCGGCCCGGAAGTGCGCGGCGGGCGCTTCATCGAGCTGCGAGACGCCGACGATGAATGGGAGGAGGATCGTCCCGTGGGCGCGCCGCCCGCAACGCCTCTGGCCGACGGACCCCGGGACGATGAAGAAGAATGAGGCCGGCGAGAGCCCGGCGGGCGAGCGGCTCCAGAAGCTCATCGCTCAGGCCGGATTGGCCTCGCGACGGGAAGCGGAAGGCTGGATCCTCCAGGGACGGGTCTCGGTCAATGGAAGGCGCGTCACCGAGCTGGGAACGCGTGCCCTCCTGGGACGCGACACGGTCCGCGTGGACGGCCGGAAGCTCCCTCACTCCGAGCGTCCTACCGCAATCCTGATCAACAAGCCCAAAGGCTATCTTTCCACCTGCTCCGATCCCGAGAAGCGTCCCACCGTGCTGGACCTGATCCCGCAAGTCCGCCAGCGCCTCTACCCGGTGGGGAGACTCGACTTCAACTCCGAAGGTCTCCTGATCCTGACGAACGATGGCGAGCTGGCGCTGGCGGTGACCCATCCCCGGAACCAGTGCGCCAAGGTCTACCGGGTGAAGGTGCGGGGCGTCCCTCCGGACGAGGCGCTTGGCCGCCTGCGCCGGGGCATCCCGCTCGAGGGAAGGAAAACCTCCCCCGCGGCGGTGACCAAGGTCCGCACCGAGAAGAACGCCTGGATCGAAGTCACCCTGCGGGAAGGGCGCAAGAACGAGATCCGGCGGATGTTCAAGCAGATCGGCCATCCGGTTCTCAAGCTCAAGCGCATCTCGATCGGAGGGATCGGCGACCGCGGGCTGGCCCCCGGAAGCTGGCGGCATCTCACCCAGGAGGAGATACGCTCCCTGAAAAGCGGCGCGCGATGAGTCCCCGAATTCCGCAGCACCTCTCGAACCTCATGCCGTATGTCCCGGGGCAGTCGGAGGAGTCTGCCGCGCGCGGGGACGGTACCGAGGCGCCTTTGAAGCTGGCATCCAACGAGAACCCGCTGGGCCCCTCCCCGCGCGCCCTCGAAGCAGTGCGTCTGGAGCTGGAGCGCTCCCACCGCTATCCGGAAGGGACCGGCAGGCAGCTCAGAGAAGAGCTCGCCCGCCGGCTTGGGGTCGCCGCGAACCAGATCATCCTGGGGAATGGATCCACGGAGCTGGTGGAGCTGTTGGTGCGAACCTTCCAGGGGAGCGGGGGAAGCAGCGTGGTCCCCGCGGGGACCTTCATCATGTACCGCATCGCGGTGCTCGCGGCTCGCGGGCGCCTGGTTGAGGTCCCGCTGCGCGAGCAGCGGATCGATCCGGCCGCCGTGGCGGCGGCCTGCGACCCCCGGACGCCTCTGGTCTTTCTGGCGAACCCGAACAATCCGACGGGCAACTACTTCACAACCCCCGAGCTCCAGGACTACTTCCGGCACCTGCCGGGGGGTGTCATCACCGTGCTCGACGAAGCCTACCGCGAGTACCTGCAGCGTCCTGATTATCCCTCCGGCCTCGACGCGCTTCGCGAAGGAAGGACGGTCGTGGTGCTGCGGACCTTCTCCAAAGCGCATGGGCTTGCGGGGCTGCGCATCGGCTACGGCATCGGCCCGGCCGATCTCATCGCGACGATGGAAAAGGTCCGATCTCCTTTCAACACGAGCCGTGTCGCGCAAGCCGCTGCGCTGGCCGCGCTGGATGACTCTGCCCATCTCGCGGCCACTGTCGAGACCAACCGCATCGGGTTGGAGCACGTGGCGGCCGAGCTGTCGAAACGGGGCGTCCCCTTCACCCCCAGCGTGGCCAACTTCCACCTGGTGCATTTCCAAAGGGACGCCGAGGATGTCCACCGCGACCTCCTGGCCGAAGGGGTCATCGCCCGGCCGATGGGGGCCTACGGATTCCCGCGCTCGCTCCGTATCACGGTAGGCACGCCCCCACAGAACGACAGGCTGCTTCTATCCCTCGACCGCGTGCTGGCCAAGGGGCCGCCGGCGTCTTCCTAATTTCCTGAAAACAGGACTTTTCTGCTTGACAAGGTGGGGTTCGGTTCGTATTATAGGCTACTCGTTTGCTCTCATGGGTTTGCGGCAACATGGCGATGGTCCCGCCGCGCGAGGACGCCGTCAGGCCGCGGACGACCGGTGCCCGAAGGGTCCGGTCTTTTATTCGATGGAGTAACACCGGGCACCCCGGGACGGGCAAGACCTGGGGGCCTTTGAAGCAATGAAGGAGGATTCGAAACGCATGGATTTGCAAAGGGATTTTGACCAGGACGACTTCCCGCCCGCGGGAGCAAGCAGGCCCACACGACAGGCTCCCCGGCCCAAGCTGGAAGGCACCGAGGCCGCCGGGGCCGAGATGGACCGGGCCGAGTACGAGCAGCTCCTGGGCCTGTACGACGACAGCTTCAGGAACCTGGCGGAAGGGGAAGTGGTCAAGGGGAAAGTCCTGCGCATCCTCCCCAACGAAGTCGTGGTCGATGTCGGCTACAAGTCCGAAGGCCTGATCGACATCGAGGAGTTCACCGACCTCAGCGGCAAGATCCATGTCGAGGTGGGCGACGTGATCGACGTTCTCCTGGAGAAGACGGAGAACCAGGAAGGCTACGTCGTCCTCTCCAAGGAAAAAGCCGAGAAGATGAAGATCTGGGAGGAGGTCGAGCAGGCCTACAACGAAGGGAAGATCGTCCGCGGCGTCGTCAAGGAGCGGATCAAGGGGGGCCTCGCGGTCGACATCGGCGTGCGTGCTTTCCTTCCGGGCTCCCTGGTCGACATGCGCCCGGTGA contains the following coding sequences:
- a CDS encoding M23 family metallopeptidase; this encodes MHPSPWILCALLVALPSAPDPRSESRYRPPLDGEASPVSSFGEYRPDHLHPGIDLSTGGRTGLPVHAIADGDIFRLKVEWRGYGRAVYVRHADGRISVFAHLESFEEKTLKLESRVAAARQQTRSRYPGDIYIDPPLRVRRGQVIALTGESGAGLPHLHFELRRDDAHPADPSPAVGTIREQPAIRFEALILLAAEPSALVQGERSAEIRLFRDAAGYYMPASPPVVTGSFLPEARLVSEDREGHRFGIRQLTVILDGTAVYRFRMEEFSFDAYPQIGLLMDHARSRLSPAASTYRLQRVAGNELGRVHEASESPWPALSPGNHLLEVEAAGAFGGSARARVPFRIVRPPELGWKQEAAPRDGTVRMSLTGWEPEGATGGKSPITYAFLGQEGAAPCRERTSEPQGEACTFEIASGSQGIVASLDEAGVVVKRLLQPLAAGGSASVTLLPRPRPGFLDLELASLSGPPPIRARLLGEGGKEVGTLEVQAIGENRLAIPLSFDLLRLMRKVVLEWPDGLAIPSFEVVPEAVYASPESDLRFARCGVELQIPKGALYGPAALACESVRQPAAKEGAGALPRGPAVRLLPEGLPLSHKAPLRFPIPADVSTPNRLGIYRLDSASATWVYQGGERQGDAFVFNAGRFDTYALMEDVTPPTVLGIEPAPQGRPRSPFSLLKVRVQDDASGLGYDGVHLTVDGAELLMEYDPDRGWATGRTDRPLSRGTHALECWAEDRAGNRAPTKSFQVEIR
- the glnA gene encoding type I glutamate--ammonia ligase, with product MKPADVLKLAKEKNAQILDIKFMDFPGLWQHFSVPIHELSESNFQDGYGFDGSSIRGWRSIHESDMLVVPDPTSAFIDPFCDIPTLSMVGNILDPISKERYNRDPRNIAQKAEAYLKFTGIADIAYFGSEAEFFIFDDIRFDQNEHSSFYYIDSVEGRWNSGRDEKPNLGYKPRFKEGYFPVPPTDAFQNLRSEMVAIMEQCGLHIEAHHHEVATAGQMEIDIKYNTLTKTADSLMLYKYICKNTARKHGKTVTFMPKPIYGDNGSGMHTHQSLWKGEKPLFAGDKYAGLSEMALHYIGGLLKHAPSIVAFAAPTTNSYKRLVPGYEAPVNLAYSRRNRSAAIRIPMYSPSPKAKRVEFRPPDPSCNPYIAYAAMLMAGLDGVENRIDPGEPLDKDIYGLSPKELRKVPSLPGSLEESLRALEKDHAFLLKGDVFTEDVIQTWLDYKFEKEIEPQRFRPTPAEFSLYFDI
- the scpB gene encoding SMC-Scp complex subunit ScpB; its protein translation is MPDAKLTSEEIKAILEALIYVSEEPVKQEEILSALPQEQREEILQCLEELLLEYSGTPRGLRIVQVAGGYRMQTRPEHDAWIRNLYRQRNKVRLSRAALETLAIIAYRQPVTSPEIQAIRGANPMGVLQTLLERRLVRTLGRKKVVGKPILYGTTDEFLIHFGLNGLGDLPSLEDFPGLSESGLETPEGPLAAAAGSLEGLSASGPEVRGGRFIELRDADDEWEEDRPVGAPPATPLADGPRDDEEE
- a CDS encoding segregation/condensation protein A; its protein translation is MPSESDHPAPSPESGGFDPAASGTEEGASPVAGTGYRVRLTAFEGPLDLLLHLIRVNEIDLFNIPIVSITRQYNETLDLMRELNLEVAGEYLVMAATLLHIKSKMLLPPDPEAAVSGPSDPRAELVRQLEEYRRYREVALALGQAEFEQNRTWSRPASLVTGFEGEAAVVADLFSLLGAFKRILDTLSRQEQLALKRERISLLDRIHWVLDRLREMRRAPFSSLFEPGASRADLIVTFLALLELIRLQVIGAAQDVRFGEIEIVLLEEPDQIRIDAERVLDA
- a CDS encoding pseudouridine synthase, which translates into the protein MKKNEAGESPAGERLQKLIAQAGLASRREAEGWILQGRVSVNGRRVTELGTRALLGRDTVRVDGRKLPHSERPTAILINKPKGYLSTCSDPEKRPTVLDLIPQVRQRLYPVGRLDFNSEGLLILTNDGELALAVTHPRNQCAKVYRVKVRGVPPDEALGRLRRGIPLEGRKTSPAAVTKVRTEKNAWIEVTLREGRKNEIRRMFKQIGHPVLKLKRISIGGIGDRGLAPGSWRHLTQEEIRSLKSGAR
- a CDS encoding cyclic nucleotide-binding domain-containing protein; the protein is MVAHPLKDFVVRYKSGDLIYREGDQGSEMYIVQSGAVEIARSLAGKDHVVAVMEKGDFFGEMSILEGCPRTASARAVEDSELVEITSAVFDRMIRGNIEIAVRMLRKLSSRLQEANRKIEENLARPGSAVAVTPEAERVVPVASASKPTAPVRGRVAPLPEGVLGTLVLGEGEQVFPIRADVCLIGRYDPVTGTRPEIDLTAYDTNRSVSRRHAKLVARGNDWFLSEEVGALNGTFLNGKRLTPGKSEPVRSGDTLALGMVLLKFQGRTPAS
- the trpS gene encoding tryptophan--tRNA ligase, translating into MNASQERVLSGFRPSGPLHIGHWVGALQNWVSLQRQYRCFYAVCDWHALTSEYAHTAPLRDYVFQMALDWLAAGLDPEVATLFVQSRVKEHAELHLILSMIVPLGWLERVPTYKEQQQQVATRDLTNYGFLGYPVLQTADILAYKAHWVPVGEDQISHLELCREITRRFNSLYGEIFPEPQPKIARIPRLPGTDGRKMSKSYNNAVYLSDSQAEASRKVLTMVTDPARVRRSDPGNPDVCPVFTLHKAFSSMETLETVNRECRTAGIGCIDCKKMLLAHLDETLTPLRVRREALAQKPQQVHEILEVGAATARGFASQTLQEVRDAVRI